The Patescibacteria group bacterium genome has a segment encoding these proteins:
- a CDS encoding ROK family protein: protein MFIGIDIGGTHTRIAGSSSLEKIKLISPNTFLTYKNFGDGIFEIIKNITIISDAPQGIGIGLPGRISENGHELAGSTNLSSWINRPIVKTLEERFGCFVYIENDAVAQSLGEAYFGPNQANKFLYLVWGTGLGGALVEYDNTEETSKVLDRKYLHEWEEKIGGKNIEARFHKTAKQLNDNEWDIVLSEFKNAIQKLSNQLSVKKIVIGGGIVDKQKSNISKILSDLPSQVSFSKLGEQIGIFGGFAMIKSHQ, encoded by the coding sequence ATGTTTATAGGAATTGATATTGGTGGGACTCATACACGTATAGCAGGAAGTTCCTCCTTAGAGAAAATAAAATTAATTAGTCCAAACACTTTCCTTACTTATAAAAACTTTGGGGATGGAATTTTTGAAATTATTAAAAACATTACAATTATTTCCGACGCCCCTCAAGGTATAGGGATTGGCCTGCCTGGTAGAATCAGCGAAAACGGACATGAGCTTGCTGGTTCGACTAATCTTTCATCCTGGATAAATCGCCCGATAGTAAAAACATTAGAAGAAAGGTTTGGCTGTTTTGTATATATTGAAAATGACGCAGTCGCCCAATCACTTGGAGAGGCTTACTTTGGGCCTAACCAAGCTAATAAATTTCTCTACTTAGTGTGGGGGACTGGTCTTGGCGGAGCATTAGTGGAGTACGACAATACAGAAGAAACATCGAAGGTGCTAGATCGGAAATACCTACATGAGTGGGAAGAAAAAATTGGCGGCAAAAATATCGAAGCAAGATTTCACAAAACAGCCAAACAACTTAACGATAACGAATGGGATATAGTTTTGTCGGAGTTTAAAAATGCAATCCAAAAATTATCGAATCAATTAAGTGTGAAAAAAATAGTAATCGGTGGTGGTATCGTTGATAAGCAAAAAAGCAACATTTCAAAAATCCTTTCTGACCTTCCTTCTCAAGTTTCCTTCTCCAAATTAGGAGAACAAATAGGAATATTTGGTGGATTTGCTATGATTAAGTCCCATCAGTAA